Part of the Pseudodesulfovibrio hydrargyri genome is shown below.
ACCAAGGTGGGCGAGGCCCATCTGCCCACCCGCTGGGGCAATTTCGAGTCCGCCGCCTTTCACTCCGAGGCCGACGGCAAGACCCATATCGCGCTGTACATGGGCGACATCCACCCCGACGAGCCGACCCTGGTCCGGGTCCACTCCGAGTGCCTGACCGGCGACGTGTTCGGCAGCCTTCGCTGCGACTGCGGCCCCCAGTTGCAGGACGCCATGTGCATGATCCGCAACGAGGGCAAGGGCGTACTGGTCTACATGCGCCAGGAAGGGCGCGGCATCGGCCTGGGCAACAAGATCCGGGCCTACCACCTGCAGGACCAGGGGCTCGACACGGTCGAGGCCAACGTCAAGCTCGGCTTCCCGCCGGACATGCGCGAATACGGCACCGGGGCGCAGATCCTGGTGGCGCTGGGCGTATCCAAGATGCGCCTGATGACCAACAACCCCAAGAAGATGGTCGGCCTGGAGGGCTACGGCCTGGAAATGGTCGAGCGCGTGCCCATCGAGGTGGGCGCCTGCCAGATCAATGAGCGCTACCTCAAGACCAAGCGCGACAAGATGCACCACCTGCTCAAAGTGGACAAAGACTAAGGCCCCGGCAAGTTGACTTTTGGGGAACCGATAACATATTACACCGCTATATATTTCATACAGTAGGGAGATGACACCATGTCCGTGAAGACCATCGAAGGGATGCTGGACGCCAAGGGACTCAAGATCGCCATCGTGGCCGCCCGGTTCAACGATTTCATCGTCGACCGCCTGATCTCCGGTGCCGTGGACTACCTTGTCCGGCACGGCGCGTCCGAGGACGACCTGACCCTGATCCGCCTACCCGGCGCCTTCGAGCTGCCGCTGGCCGCCCAGAAGCTGGCGCGGTCCGGCAAGTACGCGGGCATCGTCGTGCTCGGCGCGGTCATCCGCGGCGGCACCCCGCACTTCGACTACGTGTGCAGCGAATGCGCCAAGGGCATCGCCCACGCGTCCATGGAGTCCGGCGTGCCCATGGGCTTCGGACTGCTGACCTGCGACTCCCTGGACCAGGCCATCGAACGGGCCGGAGCCAAGGCGGGCAACAAGGGCGTGGAAGCCGCCTCCGCCCTGCTCGAGACCGTCCGGGTCCTGGAGCAGATCTAACTCATGGGCTCGAAATCCAAGGGCAACAGGCCCGGCATCCGCAGGGTGGGACGCACCCTGGCCTTTCAGGTGCTCTACTCCACGCATTTCCTGGACAAGGAAAATCCCCTGGACATGGACACCCTGTTCGACCGCAACCCCATGGTCCTGGAGCAGGAATCCGAGACCGCGTGCGCGTTCGCCCGCGACCTGGTCATGGGCGTGAACGTGAACCTGCACGACATCGACAAGACCATCGAGGGCCACTCCCAGCACTGGAAGATCGAGCGCATCGCCAT
Proteins encoded:
- the ribH gene encoding 6,7-dimethyl-8-ribityllumazine synthase, which codes for MSVKTIEGMLDAKGLKIAIVAARFNDFIVDRLISGAVDYLVRHGASEDDLTLIRLPGAFELPLAAQKLARSGKYAGIVVLGAVIRGGTPHFDYVCSECAKGIAHASMESGVPMGFGLLTCDSLDQAIERAGAKAGNKGVEAASALLETVRVLEQI
- the nusB gene encoding transcription antitermination factor NusB, whose amino-acid sequence is MGSKSKGNRPGIRRVGRTLAFQVLYSTHFLDKENPLDMDTLFDRNPMVLEQESETACAFARDLVMGVNVNLHDIDKTIEGHSQHWKIERIAMVELSILRLSLYEMLFTDIPVKAAINEAIELSKTFGDDKSRSFVNGILDGVAKTLNRS